The following are encoded together in the Luoshenia tenuis genome:
- the ftsY gene encoding signal recognition particle-docking protein FtsY encodes MAESKGLFSRLKQALTKTRDNFSQRVEELISYYREIDDEFFEELTDLLIAADVGVSTSLKIIEELKAKVKAQKIGDPEKVKGLLREIIIELLGDEPVGLDQHSGPQILLVVGVNGVGKTTAIGKLANKYTREGKKVLLAAADTFRAAAAEQLAVWAQRAGVSLIRHQEGADPAAVVYDALEAAKARGTELLIIDTAGRLHNKKNLMEELRKINRVIERGYPEADYTAYLVLDATTGQNAVQQAKVFSEVAKLDGIILTKLDGSARGGVVLAIRSELGLPVCFVGVGEGIDDLQPFDPRGFAEALF; translated from the coding sequence GTGGCAGAATCCAAAGGACTATTTTCGCGCCTAAAACAGGCGTTGACCAAAACGCGGGATAATTTTTCACAGCGCGTGGAGGAGCTGATCTCCTATTACCGGGAGATCGACGACGAATTTTTTGAGGAGCTGACCGATCTGCTGATCGCGGCGGATGTGGGGGTGAGCACCTCGCTCAAGATCATTGAGGAGCTTAAAGCTAAGGTAAAGGCGCAAAAGATCGGCGATCCGGAGAAAGTGAAGGGCCTTTTGCGCGAGATCATCATCGAACTGCTGGGCGACGAGCCGGTAGGGCTGGATCAGCACAGCGGCCCGCAGATTCTGCTGGTGGTAGGCGTCAACGGCGTAGGCAAGACCACGGCGATCGGCAAGCTGGCCAATAAATACACCCGGGAAGGCAAAAAGGTACTGTTGGCGGCGGCCGATACCTTTCGCGCGGCGGCGGCAGAGCAGCTGGCCGTATGGGCCCAGCGGGCGGGCGTGTCCTTGATCCGTCATCAGGAGGGGGCGGACCCTGCGGCGGTGGTTTATGATGCGCTGGAGGCGGCCAAGGCCCGCGGAACCGAGCTGCTGATCATCGATACCGCAGGGCGGCTGCATAACAAGAAAAACCTGATGGAGGAGCTGCGCAAGATCAACCGGGTGATCGAACGAGGCTATCCGGAGGCGGACTATACCGCGTATTTGGTGCTGGACGCGACTACGGGGCAAAACGCGGTGCAGCAGGCCAAGGTGTTTAGCGAAGTAGCCAAGCTGGATGGCATCATCCTCACCAAGCTGGACGGCAGCGCACGGGGCGGCGTGGTACTGGCCATCCGCAGCGAATTAGGGCTTCCGGTCTGCTTTGTGGGCGTGGGCGAGGGGATCGACGATCTGCAGCCCTTTGACCCTAGGGGATTTGCCGAGGCATTGTTCTAA
- a CDS encoding YlxM family DNA-binding protein — protein MEQRLRVSLLLQLYGAFLTERQRTALELHYDQDFSLAEVAELSGISRQGVYDAIHRGENLLEDAEKRLGLLGRVLDIRQRLTALDEAVESIPQTAQSAQALRAVKAQLKDWMDVWEAEYGL, from the coding sequence ATGGAACAACGGTTGCGTGTCTCATTATTATTGCAGTTATACGGCGCTTTTTTAACCGAGCGCCAGCGCACGGCCCTGGAGCTGCATTACGACCAGGATTTTTCTCTGGCTGAAGTGGCAGAGCTTTCGGGCATCAGCCGCCAGGGTGTGTATGACGCCATCCACAGGGGAGAGAACCTGTTGGAAGATGCGGAAAAACGCCTGGGGCTGCTGGGCCGCGTGCTGGATATCCGCCAACGGCTAACGGCGCTGGACGAGGCGGTGGAAAGCATACCGCAGACGGCGCAAAGCGCGCAGGCACTGCGCGCGGTTAAGGCGCAGTTAAAGGATTGGATGGACGTTTGGGAGGCGGAATATGGCCTTTGA
- the ffh gene encoding signal recognition particle protein — MAFEGLSEKLQNVMKKLSGRGKLSEADVKAAMREVRLALLEADVNYLVVKDFVKKVSERAVGGEVLSSLTPGQQVIKIVNEELTALMGKTQARINYASAPPTVIMLVGLQGAGKTTMAAKLGLNLKKQGKKPLIAACDVYRPAAIDQLKIVAEKAGVPVFEQGQGQPVKIAQGAKAECQRLLYDTLIIDTAGRLQIDQAMMDEVKAIRQAVGVHEVMLVLDAMTGQEAVNVASSFNEQVGVDSVILTKLDGDTRGGAALSLRAVTGKPIKFCGVGEKLEDFEPFYPDRMANRILGMGDMLSLIEQAQANFDEEQAIKMEKKLRTQQFDLEDFLEQFQQVRKMGGVADLIKKLPGGLANKVNADDVDERQMYRMEAIIRSMTPQERRQPEILGASRKKRIAAGSGCTVQQVNQLLKQFDGIKKMMKQFGGMGGKRRKFRGLPF; from the coding sequence ATGGCCTTTGAGGGTTTGAGTGAAAAACTTCAAAATGTAATGAAAAAGCTCTCCGGCCGGGGAAAGCTCAGCGAGGCGGACGTCAAAGCGGCGATGCGCGAGGTGCGGCTGGCCCTGCTGGAGGCGGATGTAAACTATCTGGTCGTTAAAGACTTTGTTAAAAAGGTTTCCGAGCGCGCGGTGGGCGGCGAAGTGCTCTCCAGCCTTACGCCGGGGCAGCAGGTCATTAAGATCGTTAACGAAGAGCTCACGGCGCTGATGGGCAAAACGCAGGCCCGCATCAATTATGCTTCCGCGCCGCCAACGGTAATCATGCTGGTCGGCCTGCAGGGCGCAGGTAAGACCACGATGGCGGCCAAGCTGGGGTTAAACCTGAAAAAGCAGGGAAAAAAGCCCCTGATCGCCGCTTGCGACGTGTACCGCCCCGCGGCGATCGATCAGTTGAAGATCGTGGCCGAGAAGGCTGGCGTGCCGGTATTTGAGCAGGGACAGGGCCAGCCGGTAAAGATCGCCCAGGGCGCCAAGGCGGAGTGCCAGCGCCTGCTATATGATACGCTGATCATCGATACCGCCGGCCGGCTGCAGATCGACCAGGCGATGATGGACGAGGTCAAGGCGATTCGCCAGGCGGTAGGCGTGCATGAGGTCATGCTGGTGCTGGACGCCATGACGGGCCAGGAGGCCGTAAACGTCGCCTCTTCGTTCAACGAGCAGGTGGGCGTGGATAGCGTTATTTTGACCAAGCTGGACGGCGACACCCGGGGCGGCGCGGCGCTGTCTTTGCGCGCGGTGACGGGCAAACCCATCAAATTCTGCGGCGTGGGAGAAAAGCTGGAAGATTTTGAGCCTTTTTATCCCGACCGGATGGCCAACCGCATCTTGGGCATGGGCGATATGCTCTCCCTTATCGAACAGGCGCAGGCTAACTTCGATGAGGAACAGGCTATTAAAATGGAGAAAAAGCTGCGCACCCAGCAGTTTGACCTGGAGGATTTTCTGGAGCAGTTCCAGCAGGTCAGAAAGATGGGCGGCGTGGCGGATCTGATCAAAAAACTGCCGGGAGGCCTTGCCAACAAGGTTAATGCGGATGATGTGGACGAGCGGCAGATGTACCGTATGGAGGCTATCATCCGCTCGATGACGCCGCAGGAGCGCCGCCAGCCCGAGATACTGGGCGCCAGCCGCAAAAAGCGTATTGCCGCGGGCAGCGGCTGCACGGTGCAGCAGGTCAACCAGCTGCTCAAGCAGTTTGACGGGATCAAAAAGATGATGAAGCAGTTCGGCGGGATGGGCGGCAAGCGCCGCAAGTTCCGCGGGCTTCCGTTTTAA
- the rpsP gene encoding 30S ribosomal protein S16, with the protein MMVKIRLSRMGAKKAPFYRIVVADSRSPRDGRNIEDIGYYNPLVEPVEIKIDSEKATQWLKNGAQPTQTVRTLLKKAGVIE; encoded by the coding sequence ATCATGGTTAAAATTCGTTTGAGCAGGATGGGCGCAAAAAAGGCTCCTTTCTATCGCATTGTGGTTGCGGATTCCCGCTCCCCGCGCGATGGCCGCAACATTGAAGATATCGGCTACTACAATCCGCTGGTCGAGCCGGTTGAGATCAAGATCGACAGCGAAAAGGCTACCCAGTGGCTGAAAAACGGCGCGCAGCCCACGCAGACCGTGCGCACGCTGCTCAAGAAAGCCGGCGTAATTGAATAA
- a CDS encoding KH domain-containing protein: protein MTELVRYIAQSLVDHPEQVDVREVENETSVVIELRVAPEDTGKIIGKQGRIAKAIRAVVKAATVKEKKRVLVEII from the coding sequence ATGACAGAATTGGTTCGTTATATTGCGCAGTCCCTGGTGGATCATCCGGAGCAGGTGGACGTGCGGGAAGTGGAAAACGAGACCAGCGTCGTCATCGAACTCCGGGTTGCGCCGGAAGATACCGGTAAAATCATCGGGAAACAGGGACGGATCGCCAAGGCCATCCGCGCTGTTGTCAAGGCGGCTACCGTCAAGGAAAAAAAGCGCGTATTGGTAGAGATTATCTAA
- the rimM gene encoding ribosome maturation factor RimM (Essential for efficient processing of 16S rRNA), with protein MQQYMVVGQVLKPQGIKGELKVRPITDDPDRFYDLKEVRIAQGKDYAVYPVQGVRVHEGFCYLRLAGVEDRNAAEALRDQLLYIDRSQAVKLPEGRYFICDLEGCQVVDETGTAIGVLDEVIQTGANDVYMIKGKKQAYMLPALKTLILAVDIEKGMITVRREGLMEVDAGAY; from the coding sequence ATGCAGCAATACATGGTAGTAGGGCAGGTGCTAAAGCCCCAGGGCATCAAAGGCGAGCTGAAGGTGCGCCCCATAACCGACGATCCCGACCGGTTTTACGACCTGAAAGAGGTGCGCATAGCGCAGGGGAAGGATTACGCGGTCTATCCGGTGCAGGGCGTGCGGGTGCATGAGGGGTTTTGCTATCTGCGCCTGGCGGGCGTGGAGGATCGGAACGCCGCGGAGGCCCTGCGCGATCAGCTGCTCTATATCGACCGTTCGCAGGCGGTCAAGCTGCCGGAGGGGCGCTATTTTATCTGCGATCTGGAGGGTTGCCAGGTCGTAGACGAAACGGGTACGGCCATCGGCGTGCTGGATGAGGTGATCCAGACCGGCGCCAACGATGTGTATATGATCAAGGGCAAGAAGCAGGCCTATATGCTGCCGGCGCTCAAAACGCTGATCCTCGCAGTGGACATCGAAAAAGGAATGATCACCGTGCGCAGGGAAGGGCTGATGGAGGTGGACGCCGGTGCGTATTGA
- a CDS encoding GNAT family N-acetyltransferase yields MEIAPVAESQEAFAAHLLDAEQICLAAFDGARPVGGILARNGAEEVQILRLFVHPDYRLRGIASTLLQRIEERAGKASCKAFIPIEEQRDTLAFFKRCGFHPVGKAQYCGLPARVLFKGERRQKGIK; encoded by the coding sequence ATGGAGATCGCACCCGTTGCTGAAAGCCAAGAGGCGTTTGCTGCGCATCTTCTGGATGCAGAGCAGATATGCCTGGCGGCGTTTGACGGCGCAAGGCCTGTGGGCGGCATTTTGGCACGGAATGGAGCGGAAGAGGTGCAGATTTTGCGTTTGTTTGTACACCCGGATTACCGCTTGCGGGGGATCGCCAGCACCCTGCTGCAAAGGATAGAGGAGCGGGCGGGCAAAGCGTCCTGTAAAGCCTTTATTCCCATAGAGGAGCAGCGGGATACGTTGGCCTTTTTTAAGCGCTGCGGCTTTCACCCCGTGGGCAAGGCACAGTATTGTGGCCTGCCTGCCCGGGTGCTGTTTAAGGGTGAAAGGCGGCAAAAGGGCATAAAATAA
- the rplS gene encoding 50S ribosomal protein L19: MDPIIQALEKEQLRSDLPAIRVGDTLRVFVKVIEGSRERLQAFEGVVIAKKNSSARETFTMRRVSYGVGVERTFPVHSPKIDHIEKIRSGKVRRAKLYYLRGRSGKAARLKEIQ, encoded by the coding sequence ATGGATCCGATCATTCAGGCTCTGGAAAAAGAGCAGCTTCGCAGTGATCTTCCCGCCATTCGCGTAGGCGATACGCTGCGTGTCTTCGTAAAGGTTATCGAAGGTTCGCGCGAGCGTCTGCAGGCGTTTGAGGGCGTCGTTATCGCGAAAAAGAACAGCAGCGCGCGTGAAACTTTCACCATGCGCCGCGTCTCTTACGGCGTAGGGGTAGAGCGTACTTTCCCGGTACATAGCCCCAAAATCGACCATATCGAGAAGATTCGTTCCGGTAAGGTTCGCCGTGCCAAGCTGTATTACCTGCGTGGGCGTTCTGGTAAGGCTGCCCGCTTGAAGGAAATCCAGTAA
- a CDS encoding DUF4118 domain-containing protein yields MEQEKRKSPEELLDAIKRQEQGAGRGHLKIFFGYAAGVGKTYAMLRAARAAKQRGVDVTIGYIEPHSRPDTIAQLQGLEQLPPLQIEHKGIRLREFDLDAAISRKPELILVDELAHTNAPGSRHAKRYQDVEELLRAGIDVYTTVNVQHIESLNDMVASITGITVHERIPDHVFDGADQVELVDIEPQDLIDRLRDGKIYREAQAQKALLNFFDVKNLVALREIALRRCADRINRMAEKVLQAQQDGYYTDEHILVCLSSSPTNAKIIRTAARMAGAFKGSFTALYVESPQQAVVGEKSKRRLRENMHLAEQLGATVETVYGNDIAQQIAAFARVSGVSKIVVGRSNAQRKYVWSKATLTERLAAAAPNLDIYIIPEMDGSRYKERVKRRLDNTFAWADVWKSLLILALATAVGVLFNYLGFSEANIITVYILGVLITAVVTRRRIYSLVSSIVSVLTFNYFFTDPYFTLSAYDKGYPATFLIMFLAAFITSTLAVQLKRQARQAAATAYRTKILLETNQLLQKSHNAGEIADTVGGQLTKLLKRDVVFYLAQGKSLAAPQTFMAMADGDGAAYTGDNERAVANWVFKNNKHAGATTNTLGGAQCLYLAVRVIDKVYAVVGIAVGAEALDAFENSIMLSILGECALALENDTAQREREQAAILAKNEQLRANLLRSISHDLRTPLTSISGNAGILMANGEDIGREKKRQLYEDIYDDALWLINLVENLLSVTRIEEGTMRLNLTAELMDEVITEALRHINRKSVEHTIVVQQEQEFIMAKMDAKLIVQVIINIVDNAIKYTQPGSTITINTTTEGKMVVVTIADNGGGIPDEAKARIFDMFYTANKGIVDSRRSLGMGLALCKSIVNAHGGEIAVLDNKPAGTIFRFTLPLEEVTLHE; encoded by the coding sequence GTGGAGCAGGAGAAGCGAAAAAGCCCGGAGGAATTGCTCGATGCCATCAAGCGCCAGGAGCAAGGCGCAGGGCGCGGGCATTTGAAGATATTCTTTGGTTATGCCGCGGGGGTAGGCAAAACTTACGCCATGCTGCGTGCCGCGCGTGCGGCCAAACAGCGGGGCGTGGATGTGACGATCGGCTATATTGAGCCCCACTCCCGGCCGGATACCATTGCCCAATTACAGGGTTTAGAGCAGCTGCCTCCTTTGCAAATAGAGCATAAGGGGATCAGGCTCAGAGAGTTTGACCTGGATGCAGCGATCTCCAGAAAACCTGAATTAATTTTAGTGGATGAACTAGCCCATACCAATGCGCCGGGCAGCCGCCACGCTAAGCGCTACCAGGATGTGGAAGAACTGTTGCGCGCGGGGATCGATGTCTATACCACCGTCAACGTGCAGCATATCGAGAGCTTGAACGATATGGTAGCGAGCATAACCGGCATAACGGTCCATGAGCGGATACCGGATCACGTTTTTGACGGCGCGGATCAGGTGGAGCTGGTGGATATAGAACCGCAGGATCTGATCGACCGGCTGCGGGATGGTAAGATCTATCGGGAAGCGCAGGCGCAAAAGGCACTGCTCAACTTTTTTGACGTTAAAAATCTGGTAGCGCTGCGGGAGATCGCCCTGCGCCGCTGTGCGGACCGGATCAACCGCATGGCTGAAAAGGTGCTGCAAGCCCAGCAGGATGGTTATTATACGGATGAGCATATCCTGGTGTGCCTGTCTTCCTCTCCGACAAATGCCAAGATCATCCGCACGGCGGCGCGCATGGCGGGTGCGTTTAAGGGCAGCTTTACGGCGCTGTACGTGGAATCCCCCCAACAGGCCGTCGTTGGGGAAAAAAGCAAACGCCGCCTGCGCGAGAACATGCACCTTGCCGAGCAATTGGGGGCTACGGTAGAAACGGTGTATGGCAACGATATCGCCCAGCAGATCGCAGCGTTCGCAAGGGTATCGGGCGTATCCAAGATTGTGGTGGGCCGCAGTAACGCCCAGCGCAAATATGTGTGGAGCAAGGCGACGCTGACCGAGCGCCTGGCAGCTGCGGCGCCTAATCTGGATATCTATATCATCCCAGAGATGGACGGCAGCCGGTATAAAGAACGGGTAAAACGGCGGTTGGACAATACCTTTGCCTGGGCGGATGTATGGAAGAGCCTGCTGATACTGGCACTGGCCACGGCGGTAGGCGTATTATTTAATTATCTTGGCTTTTCGGAAGCCAATATCATTACGGTCTATATCCTGGGGGTGCTGATCACCGCGGTGGTGACCCGCAGGCGGATATACAGCCTGGTATCTTCCATCGTCAGCGTGTTGACCTTTAACTACTTTTTTACCGACCCGTACTTTACCCTATCGGCCTATGATAAGGGCTACCCGGCTACGTTCCTGATCATGTTTCTGGCGGCCTTTATTACCAGCACGCTGGCGGTACAGCTCAAGCGCCAGGCCCGGCAGGCGGCCGCCACGGCCTACCGCACAAAAATTCTGCTGGAAACCAACCAGCTGCTGCAAAAAAGCCATAATGCCGGCGAGATCGCCGATACGGTAGGCGGGCAGCTGACCAAGCTGCTTAAAAGGGACGTGGTCTTTTACCTGGCGCAGGGAAAAAGCTTGGCCGCGCCCCAAACGTTTATGGCCATGGCCGATGGCGACGGCGCGGCCTATACCGGCGATAACGAGCGGGCCGTAGCCAACTGGGTGTTTAAAAACAACAAGCACGCAGGGGCGACGACGAATACCCTGGGCGGCGCACAGTGCCTGTACCTGGCCGTGCGGGTCATCGATAAGGTCTATGCCGTCGTGGGCATAGCTGTGGGAGCAGAGGCGCTGGATGCTTTTGAAAACAGCATCATGCTATCCATACTGGGGGAGTGCGCCCTGGCCCTGGAGAACGATACTGCGCAACGCGAGCGCGAGCAGGCGGCCATTTTGGCTAAAAACGAACAACTGCGCGCCAACCTGCTGCGCTCGATCTCGCATGACCTGCGTACGCCGCTGACCTCGATCTCCGGCAACGCGGGCATCCTGATGGCGAATGGGGAGGATATCGGCCGGGAGAAAAAGCGCCAGCTGTATGAGGATATTTATGACGATGCCCTGTGGCTGATCAACCTGGTGGAGAACCTGCTATCGGTCACCCGGATAGAGGAGGGCACCATGCGCCTGAACTTAACGGCGGAATTGATGGACGAGGTGATTACCGAAGCGCTGCGCCACATCAACCGCAAAAGCGTGGAACACACCATCGTCGTCCAGCAGGAGCAAGAGTTCATTATGGCCAAGATGGACGCCAAGCTGATCGTTCAGGTCATCATCAATATCGTCGATAACGCGATCAAATACACCCAGCCCGGGTCGACGATCACGATTAATACGACAACAGAGGGAAAAATGGTCGTGGTGACGATTGCCGATAACGGCGGGGGCATCCCGGATGAGGCCAAGGCGCGGATCTTTGATATGTTCTATACCGCCAACAAGGGCATTGTAGACAGCCGCAGAAGCCTGGGAATGGGGCTGGCGCTTTGTAAATCGATCGTCAATGCCCATGGAGGCGAGATCGCAGTGCTGGATAACAAGCCTGCGGGTACGATCTTCCGCTTTACTTTACCGCTAGAGGAGGTAACCTTACATGAATAA
- a CDS encoding response regulator: MNKPLILVVEDDAAVRNLIATTLDTHDYRYHTAPSGEAAILEAASHNPDVVLLDLGLPDIDGIEIIRKIRTWSNMPIIVISARSEDRDKIDALDAGADDYLTKPFSVEELLARLRVTFRRLHYAANGLEQGSAVFENGDLKIDYAAGCAYMAGKELHLTPIEYKLLCLLAKNVGKVLTHTYITREIWGSAWDNDVASLRVFMATLRKKIEKDPSSPQYIQTHVGVGYRMLRV; encoded by the coding sequence ATGAATAAACCGCTGATCTTAGTTGTAGAGGATGACGCGGCTGTTCGCAACCTGATTGCGACGACGCTGGATACGCACGATTACCGCTATCACACCGCGCCAAGCGGCGAGGCGGCGATCTTGGAGGCCGCTTCTCATAACCCGGATGTGGTACTGCTGGATCTGGGCCTGCCGGATATCGACGGGATCGAGATCATTAGAAAGATCCGCACCTGGTCCAACATGCCGATCATCGTGATCAGCGCCCGCAGCGAAGACCGGGATAAGATCGACGCGCTGGATGCGGGGGCGGACGATTACCTGACAAAGCCCTTCTCGGTAGAAGAACTGCTGGCCCGGCTGCGGGTGACCTTTCGGCGGCTGCATTATGCCGCAAACGGGCTGGAGCAGGGTTCAGCCGTATTTGAAAATGGGGATTTGAAGATCGACTATGCGGCGGGGTGCGCCTATATGGCGGGTAAGGAGTTGCATCTGACGCCCATCGAATATAAACTGCTCTGCCTGCTGGCTAAAAATGTAGGTAAGGTTTTGACGCATACCTATATCACCCGGGAAATTTGGGGCAGCGCATGGGATAATGACGTCGCATCGCTGCGGGTGTTTATGGCCACGCTGCGCAAAAAGATCGAAAAAGACCCTTCCTCGCCGCAGTACATTCAGACCCACGTAGGCGTAGGGTACCGCATGCTGCGGGTTTAA
- a CDS encoding manganese efflux pump MntP, with protein MDLISIALLAISLSMDAFAVSIGNGITIRNLRPWHAIKTGLFFGVFQALMPTIGWLAGRSISTYIVDYDHWIAFGLLAIIGGKMIWDGFHEEEEDCEHEDPTRTRWLFLLAIATSIDALAAGISLAMVNANIVFSALFIGCTTFALSVLGVMIGKKLGPLFQKKAEFVGGIVLIGIGVKILLEHLMG; from the coding sequence TTGGATCTGATCTCAATCGCACTGCTCGCCATCAGCCTTTCCATGGATGCCTTTGCGGTATCCATCGGCAACGGCATCACCATTCGCAACCTCAGACCCTGGCATGCGATCAAAACCGGTCTGTTCTTTGGCGTGTTCCAGGCGCTGATGCCTACGATCGGCTGGCTCGCCGGGCGCAGCATCAGCACTTATATCGTCGATTACGACCACTGGATCGCCTTTGGCCTGCTGGCCATCATCGGCGGGAAGATGATCTGGGACGGATTCCACGAGGAAGAGGAAGATTGCGAGCATGAAGACCCTACCCGCACGCGCTGGCTCTTCCTGCTGGCCATTGCCACCAGTATTGACGCGCTGGCCGCCGGCATCAGCCTGGCTATGGTTAACGCCAACATCGTGTTCTCCGCCCTGTTTATCGGCTGCACCACCTTTGCCCTATCCGTATTAGGCGTGATGATCGGCAAAAAGCTGGGACCTCTTTTCCAGAAAAAGGCGGAATTTGTGGGTGGTATCGTTCTGATCGGCATCGGCGTTAAGATCCTGCTGGAGCATTTGATGGGTTAA
- a CDS encoding DegV family protein, translating to MQSIIMTDSNTELPLEVVDKYNVPFVRMPYTINNQEYFYDLGRESNLDDFYAQVRGGAMPITSMLPPAFYEEYWRPMLEAGNDILFICFSSQLSGAFNCINMARETILQEFPERKITLVDTKSISGGAGLLVYEALKMRENGKTDEEIVAWLEENRTRMHHWVTVNDLMHLKRGGRISTAEAVFGGILDIKPILKINAEGKLLPCGKVSGRKKAIRTLASNVEQTVGDPAGKICVILHGDCEADALLLKQQIENKVAFQEIWVRKVGPVIGTHAGPGVLAVCYLGNER from the coding sequence ATGCAATCGATTATTATGACCGATTCCAATACGGAGCTGCCCCTGGAAGTTGTGGATAAGTATAACGTACCTTTTGTGCGTATGCCATATACCATCAATAATCAGGAGTATTTTTACGATTTGGGCCGGGAATCGAACCTGGACGATTTTTATGCCCAGGTGCGCGGCGGCGCGATGCCCATAACGTCTATGCTGCCGCCCGCCTTTTACGAGGAGTATTGGCGGCCGATGCTGGAGGCGGGAAACGATATCCTGTTCATCTGTTTTTCCTCCCAGCTCAGCGGCGCGTTTAACTGCATCAATATGGCGCGGGAGACGATCTTGCAGGAGTTCCCCGAGCGGAAGATCACCCTGGTCGATACCAAATCGATCTCCGGAGGCGCCGGGCTTTTGGTGTATGAGGCGCTTAAAATGCGGGAAAACGGCAAGACGGATGAGGAGATCGTAGCCTGGCTGGAAGAAAACCGCACCCGGATGCATCATTGGGTGACCGTGAACGACCTGATGCATTTAAAGCGGGGCGGGCGGATTTCTACCGCGGAGGCCGTGTTCGGCGGGATCTTGGATATCAAGCCGATATTAAAGATCAATGCAGAGGGCAAATTGTTGCCCTGCGGCAAGGTGTCCGGACGGAAAAAGGCGATCCGCACGCTGGCAAGCAATGTAGAGCAAACGGTGGGCGACCCGGCAGGGAAGATCTGCGTGATCCTGCATGGAGACTGCGAAGCGGATGCGCTATTATTGAAGCAACAGATTGAAAATAAGGTAGCCTTTCAGGAGATTTGGGTCCGCAAAGTCGGCCCGGTAATCGGTACACATGCTGGCCCCGGCGTGTTGGCCGTGTGCTATCTGGGCAACGAGCGGTAA
- the rplU gene encoding 50S ribosomal protein L21, with translation MYAIIQTGGKQYKVQVGDTVFVEKLPVAEGENVDFDVLMLQNDAGVQVGAPVVEGVKVQGKVLGHGKGQKIIVFKYKAKKNYRKKQGHRQPFTKVEITKIG, from the coding sequence ATGTACGCGATTATTCAGACTGGTGGTAAGCAGTATAAAGTTCAGGTCGGCGATACGGTCTTCGTTGAGAAGCTGCCCGTAGCCGAGGGCGAAAACGTCGATTTCGACGTGTTGATGCTGCAAAACGATGCAGGCGTCCAGGTGGGCGCGCCGGTAGTGGAAGGCGTCAAGGTTCAGGGCAAGGTCTTGGGCCATGGCAAGGGCCAGAAGATCATCGTCTTTAAGTATAAGGCGAAGAAGAACTACCGCAAAAAGCAGGGTCATCGTCAGCCGTTCACCAAGGTAGAGATTACCAAGATCGGCTAA
- a CDS encoding ribosomal-processing cysteine protease Prp has protein sequence MIRARFYGSSKAWEGFALEGHAGFEDSGRDVVCAAVSALAQATLGGILDVVEARADYQLCDDGALSIRLSDETDERKREDVHLLCEVLRQSLEGIEHDFGQYLKVSTD, from the coding sequence ATGATTCGGGCGAGATTTTACGGTTCCTCTAAGGCCTGGGAAGGGTTCGCTCTGGAAGGGCATGCCGGCTTTGAGGATAGCGGCAGGGATGTGGTCTGTGCGGCGGTTTCGGCGCTGGCGCAGGCGACGCTTGGCGGCATTCTCGATGTGGTAGAGGCCCGGGCGGACTATCAGCTTTGCGATGACGGCGCGCTTTCCATCCGTTTGAGCGATGAGACCGATGAGCGAAAGCGCGAGGATGTGCATCTGCTTTGCGAGGTGCTTCGCCAAAGCCTTGAAGGAATTGAGCACGATTTTGGACAATACTTGAAGGTAAGTACCGATTAA
- the rpmA gene encoding 50S ribosomal protein L27: MFKMNLQLFAHKKGMGSTRNGRDSESKRLGVKRADGQFVLSGNILVRQRGTKIHPGNNVGIGSDDTLFALVDGTVRFERKGRDKKQVSVYPEAVNE, from the coding sequence ATGTTTAAGATGAATTTACAGCTGTTTGCTCATAAAAAGGGCATGGGCTCCACCCGTAACGGCCGCGATAGCGAATCTAAGCGCTTAGGCGTGAAGCGGGCGGATGGCCAGTTTGTACTTTCGGGCAACATCCTGGTTCGCCAGCGCGGGACGAAGATCCATCCCGGTAATAATGTTGGCATTGGCAGCGATGATACGCTGTTTGCCCTGGTGGATGGCACGGTGCGCTTTGAGCGTAAAGGCCGTGACAAAAAGCAGGTCAGCGTTTATCCTGAGGCGGTAAACGAATAA